A single window of Rhodamnia argentea isolate NSW1041297 chromosome 5, ASM2092103v1, whole genome shotgun sequence DNA harbors:
- the LOC115754045 gene encoding protein S-acyltransferase 11, which yields MIDLAVEHVEATVGEENERTCWGCGLRVLLPSNAPIFKCGWCGAITNQRSRKRKDKSLWWRRWRDRCFVSVVSLFMLFILGGGVWAVYPVVFSISYFCGIFHSLVTAILAVSTFTTFGLAAFRCAGRPPDIQWGSYPVVGKGDLEDYTFCLYCCKPKSPRTHHCRSCGMCIDYMDHHCPFIGNCVGATNHRHFIIFLISSLLSTMYVAIICSYAGWHIWPPLRFTSLARPYAFGNGSVLRVVRELSLALLSSATLLSARGIILVYLIVSSLSVQIGLTVLLWQQLCYIYEGETYLSHLSSGAGGRSGERDCQNLVRFFGCPYAFLRYLPINRSSRKRHRK from the exons ATGATTGACTTGGCCGTG GAGCATGTTGAAGCGACAGTCGGGGAGGAAAATGAGAGAACATGCTGGGGTTGTGGACTTCGCGTTCTTTTACCATCCAATGCACCTATTTTCAAGTGTGGTTGGTGTGGAGCCATAACAAATCAGCGCTCACGGAAACGAAAAGATAAGTCCCTGTGGTGGAGACGCTGGCGTGACCGGTGCTTTGTTAGTGTTGTGTCTTTGTTTATGCTCTTCATTTTGG GTGGTGGAGTTTGGGCAGTTTACCCTGTTGTTTTCTCCATCAGCTATTTCTGTGGCATCTTCCACTCCCTTGTAACTGCAATATTGGCAGTAAGTACCTTTACAACCTTTGGCCTTGCTGCATTTCGCTGTGCAGGCAGGCCTCCAGACATACAGTGGGGCAGCTATCCAGTGGTGGGGAAGGGGGACCTTGAGGATTATACCTTCTGTCTTTATTGTTGTAAGCCAAAGTCACCGAGAACTCATCATTGTCGTTCATGTGGAATGTGTATAGACTACATGGATCATCACTGCCCATTT ATAGGGAATTGTGTTGGAGCCACAAACCATCGGCACTTTATTATCTTCCTTATCTCATCTCTACTCAGCACCATGTACGTCGCTATCATATGTTCTTATGCAGGGTGGCATATCTGGCCACCACTGAGGTTTACATCTCTTGCTCGTCCATACGCATTTGGCAATGGTTCTGTTTTAAGAGTGGTCAGAGAACTATCTCTTGCTTTGTTAAGTTCTGCTACGCTATTATCGGCAAGGGGCATTATTCTTGTGTACTTAATTGTCTCTAGTCTCTCTGTTCAGATAGGCCTCACTGTCCTTTTATGGCAACAACTTTGTTATATCTATGAAGGGGAAACATATTTAAGCCATCTAAGTTCAGGGGCAGGTGGTCGGTCTGGGGAGAGAGATTGTCAGAATCTCGTGCGTTTTTTCGGTTGTCCCTATGCTTTCTTGAGATATTTGCCGATTAACCGAAGTTCTCGGAAGAGACATAGAAAATGA
- the LOC115753960 gene encoding large ribosomal RNA subunit accumulation protein YCED homolog 1, chloroplastic: protein MSPLTSSLVTVPFCSGMYKLYSLKAHKSTSSVVRVPASCQASCGVTGHMHRVFMRQPSDSLKRAPRDCGSQSFTGDDTSFFDWGDLELDGDEDVDSPWEGAVVYKRNSSVSHVEYCTTLERLGLEKLSTELSKSRASAMGIRVTKAVKDYPHGTPVQISIDVSRKKQKLRLDGILRTVITLGCNRCGEPAAECIYSNFSLLLTEDPIEEPELIDMGVIFGRDKSKPSPADEEGDDEDEGSIDLDDRLYFPPEEKEIDISKHLRDLVHVEITINAVCDPNCKGMCLKCGTNLNTSSCACREDPVEKKVQGPLGNLRKQMQRN from the exons ATGTCTCCTTTGACCTCATCGTTAGTAACAGTTCCCTTCTGTTCTGGCATGTATAAATTGTATAGCTTGAAAGCTCATAAGAGTACTTCTTCTGTCGTAAGAGTTCCTGCTTCTTGCCAAGCTTCATGCGGTGTTACCGGGCATATGCACAGAGTTTTCATGCGCCAACCTTCAGACAGTTTAAAGCGTGCTCCAAGAGATTGCGGTTCTCAGTCCTTCACTGGTGATGATACTTCATTTTTTGATTGGGGCGACCTAGAGCTGGATGGCGATGAGGATGTGGACTCTCCGTGGGAAGGTGCTGTTGTTTATAAGAGAAATTCTTCAGTTTCACATGTAGAATACTGTACCACCTTAGAGAGGCTTGGGTTAGAGAAGCTTTCGACAGAGTTATCCAAATCTAGGGCCTCAGCGATGGGAATTCGTGTGACCAAAGCCGTGAAGGATTATCCTCATGGAACACCTGTACAGATATCCATTGATGTCAGCAGGAAGAAGCAAAAGTTGAGGCTTGACGGGATACTAAGAACTGTCATCACTCTTGGTTGTAACAG GTGTGGCGAGCCTGCCGCTGAGTGCATATACTCCAATTTCTCACTTTTGTTGACCGAAGATCCCATTGAAGAGCCTGAACTTATCGACATGGGGGTCATCTTTGGACGAGATAAGTCCAAACCATCCCCAGCTGATGAGGAAGGAGATGACGAGGATGAGGGTTCTATCGACCTGGATGACCGGCTGTATTTTCCTCCTGAAGAGAAGGAAATTGACATCTCGAAGCACCTAAGGGACTTGGTGCATGTGGAGATCACCATAAACGCGGTGTGCGATCCTAATTGCAAGGGCATGTGCCTCAAATGCGGGACGAACCTGAACACCAGCAGTTGCGCTTGCAGGGAAGATCCGGTGGAAAAGAAAGTTCAGGGCCCTCTCGGAAACCTTAGAAAGCAAATGCAGCGGAATTGA